One part of the Amaranthus tricolor cultivar Red isolate AtriRed21 chromosome 16, ASM2621246v1, whole genome shotgun sequence genome encodes these proteins:
- the LOC130802403 gene encoding probable membrane-associated kinase regulator 4 produces MAVDCCSYNLNEHKMDEGKHEKAKEYEEKEDEEEDDDYIDMEVSSYTTTLSAPSQNPREFEFQMGSTINVERDTTTSPADELFYMGKLLPLHLPPRLQMVEKLLEDSTPKMFNADFFSTPLGTHTAVTPITSTTPFESCNVSPVESCQVSREINPQEYFFVYANENNKGFMGGFHGKKSWTKKLKTKIKALFGKSHQQCSLVAKNEEDRGLNSNLNSKKDDFEKHIKGIKKHPCIQIPQINENDAKEAKICHRRSFSGVFKRRSSTTKLTTSYSSISPSSCSSSSSCSSNNSSNSNGLNDFPMLKRSSSANSEMESSLIQGAIAHCKKSSKQAFHTRKTLSEIGSMSLPSTRFTSTLEDLTTLCRG; encoded by the coding sequence ATGGCTGTGGATTGCTGCTCTTACAATCTAAATGAACATAAAATGGATGAAGGTAAACATGAAAAGGCGAAAGAATacgaagaaaaagaagatgaagaagaagatgatgattacATTGACATGGAAGTAAGTTCTTACACAACAACCTTGTCTGCACCCTCACAAAATCCTCGAGAATTCGAGTTCCAAATGGGATCGACGATCAATGTTGAACGAGATACTACAACATCCCCTGCTGATGAGCTTTTCTACATGGGAAAGTTGCTCCCTCTCCACCTTCCACCTCGCCTGCAAATGGTCGAGAAGCTTCTAGAAGATTCTACTCCAAAGATGTTCAATGCAGATTTCTTTAGTACTCCTTTGGGCACACATACTGCTGTCACCCCAATAACAAGTACTACTCCTTTTGAGTCATGTAATGTTTCTCCTGTTGAATCTTGTCAGGTTAGTAGAGAAATTAATCCCCAAGAGTATTTTTTTGTATAtgcaaatgaaaataataaagggTTTATGGGGGGTTTTCATGGAAAGAAGTCTTGGACTAAAAAGCTTAAGACTAAGATTAAAGCCTTGTTTGGAAAATCACATCAACAATGTTCTTTAGTTGCTAAAAACGAAGAAGATCGAGGGTTGAATTCGAATTTGAATTCGAAAAAGGATGATTTTGAGAAGCATATCAAAGGAATTAAGAAACATCCATGTATCCAAATCCCACAAATTAATGAAAATGATGCTAAGGAAGCTAAAATTTGTCATAGGAGATCATTTTCCGGGGTATTTAAACGTCGTTCATCAACGACTAAATTAACAACTTCGTATTCATCTATATCgccctcttcttgttcttcttcatcctcatgTTCATCGAATAATTCAAGCAATTCTAATGGTTTGAATGATTTCCCGATGCTAAAGAGAAGTAGTAGTGCAAATTCAGAGATGGAAAGTTCTTTAATCCAAGGAGCTATTGCTCATTGCAAGAAATCATCTAAGCAAGCATTTCACACAAGAAAAACATTAAGTGAAATTGGTAGTATGTCATTGCCTTCTACCAGGTTTACTTCTACGCTTGAAGATCTAACAACCCTTTGTAGGGGTTAA